In Topomyia yanbarensis strain Yona2022 chromosome 2, ASM3024719v1, whole genome shotgun sequence, one DNA window encodes the following:
- the LOC131681197 gene encoding uncharacterized protein LOC131681197, translating into MALIISIPKKVQRTLTTKDFRPIRLLSCIGKTRVNGQQKINVKNANILEQCQLLDCRQHAFRKGKGTGSYLASLGETLEQAKRDHLYTDIAAFDIYKAYNTAWREGMLRQFARWGIQRNLENRTFCAGIGGSESGFYTEENRMPKGFVLAVTLFFISMNSIFATHPPHSSSCDG; encoded by the coding sequence ATGGCCCTAATCATCTCGATACCCAAAAAGGTCCAAAGAACTCTCACTACCAAAGATTTCCGGCCCATCCGCTTGCTCTCCTGTATTGGTAAAACTCGAGTGAATGGCCAACAGAAGATTAATGTTAAGAATGCTAACATTCTGGAACAATGCCAGCTGCTGGACTGCCGGCAACACGCGTTCCGAAAAGGGAAGGGCACAGGATCGTATCTGGCATCCCTGGGAGAGACACTCGAGCAGGCCAAAAGGGACCATCTGTACACAGACATCGCCGCTTTTGATATATACAAGGCGTACAATACTGCGTGGCGCGAGGGCATGCTCCGGCAATTTGCACGTTGGGGAATCCAAAGAAACCTTGAAAACCGAACATTCTGTGCCGGAATCGGCGGCAGCGAATCCGGTTTCTACACCGAGGAAAACAGAATGCCCAAGGGATTTGTCCTGGCGGTCACTCTCTTCTTTATCAGTATGAACTCGATATTTGCCACCCATCCCCCCCATAGTAGTAGTTGTGACGGGTAG